One genomic window of Magnolia sinica isolate HGM2019 chromosome 3, MsV1, whole genome shotgun sequence includes the following:
- the LOC131241238 gene encoding probable protein phosphatase 2C 8 isoform X2: MASICGKWQVKVQNIRLAVTPLLSRISCMNERSSSSSSSYQPKPVDMEMSNSALRAKSAREHRLKVRRLKIAGTIKNQKSDGQGGSPGPKRRREENVHLQPMIPASSSSLLVEAINGRDYRITVGPGANSNDNDQLPSHGGTSVCGRRREMEDTLTLAPHFIGPDHDFFGVYDGHGGSAVAEACAARLHHLLLFEMQRRWAHCGSMRWEEVMEACFLKMDNEVRAQVVEDEEMMVGSTAVVAVVGPRYLIVANCGDSRAVLSRGRQVIPLSNDHKPNRPDELERIEAAGGRVICWDGPRVLGVLATSRSIGGPPHYCSPASSGWYVHRVDRPCL; this comes from the exons ATGGCATCCATTTGCGGGAAATGGCAGGTGAAAGTCCAAAACATCAGACTTGCTGTTACTCCCCTTCTCTCACGTATTTCTTGCATGAATGagagaagcagcagcagcagcagctcctATCAACCAAAGCCCGTCGATATGGAGATGTCCAATTCCGCCCTGAGAGCTAAATCCGCCCGCGAACACAGATTGAAGGTCCGACGGTTGAAAATCGCCGGGACAATAAAGAATCAGAAATCCGACGGTCAGGGTGGGAGTCCCGGACCcaagaggagaagagaggaaaatGTCCATCTGCAACCAATGATAcctgcttcttcatcttctttactCGTCGAAGCAATCAACGGCAGGGATTATAGGATAACTGTGGGCCCTGGAGCCAACAGCAATGATAATGATCAGCTCCCGTCTCACGGGGGCACTTCGGTCTGCGGCAGGCGGAGGGAGATGGAAGATACCCTGACACTGGCCCCACATTTCATCGGTCCAGATCATGATTTCTTCGGCGTGTATGACGGGCACGGCGGGAGCGCAGTGGCGGAGGCCTGCGCGGCCCGTCTCCATCATTTGCTTCTTTTCGAGATGCAGAGACGGTGGGCCCACTGCGGTTCGATGCGTTGGGAGGAGGTGATGGAGGCTTGTTTCCTGAAGATGGATAATGAGGTGAGGGCCCAGGTGGTGGAGGATGAGGAGATGATGGTCGGATCGACGGCTGTGGTTGCAGTAGTGGGCCCACGCTACTTGATTGTGGCTAATTGCGGGGATTCGAGAGCAGTTTTATCACGGGGAAGGCAGGTTATCCCGTTGTCGAATGATCATAAG CCCAACAGGCCAGATGAGTTGGAAAGGATCGAAGCCGCCGGTGGTAGGGTCATCTGCTGGGATGGTCCACGCGTCTTGGGAGTACTTGCTACTTCTAGGTCCATAG gtgggccacctcattatTGTTCTCCAGCTAGCTCAGGCTGGTATGTTCATCGAGTGGATCGGCCATGTCTATAG
- the LOC131241238 gene encoding protein phosphatase 2C 51-like isoform X1, translated as MASICGKWQVKVQNIRLAVTPLLSRISCMNERSSSSSSSYQPKPVDMEMSNSALRAKSAREHRLKVRRLKIAGTIKNQKSDGQGGSPGPKRRREENVHLQPMIPASSSSLLVEAINGRDYRITVGPGANSNDNDQLPSHGGTSVCGRRREMEDTLTLAPHFIGPDHDFFGVYDGHGGSAVAEACAARLHHLLLFEMQRRWAHCGSMRWEEVMEACFLKMDNEVRAQVVEDEEMMVGSTAVVAVVGPRYLIVANCGDSRAVLSRGRQVIPLSNDHKPNRPDELERIEAAGGRVICWDGPRVLGVLATSRSIGDHYLKPYVIPNPDVVVIERTEMDEFMILASDGLWDVISNETACSVVWRYLIKRSSKKEREKVGGPVQAASMLVELAVGRGSGDNISVVVVDLRSRNRSFLK; from the exons ATGGCATCCATTTGCGGGAAATGGCAGGTGAAAGTCCAAAACATCAGACTTGCTGTTACTCCCCTTCTCTCACGTATTTCTTGCATGAATGagagaagcagcagcagcagcagctcctATCAACCAAAGCCCGTCGATATGGAGATGTCCAATTCCGCCCTGAGAGCTAAATCCGCCCGCGAACACAGATTGAAGGTCCGACGGTTGAAAATCGCCGGGACAATAAAGAATCAGAAATCCGACGGTCAGGGTGGGAGTCCCGGACCcaagaggagaagagaggaaaatGTCCATCTGCAACCAATGATAcctgcttcttcatcttctttactCGTCGAAGCAATCAACGGCAGGGATTATAGGATAACTGTGGGCCCTGGAGCCAACAGCAATGATAATGATCAGCTCCCGTCTCACGGGGGCACTTCGGTCTGCGGCAGGCGGAGGGAGATGGAAGATACCCTGACACTGGCCCCACATTTCATCGGTCCAGATCATGATTTCTTCGGCGTGTATGACGGGCACGGCGGGAGCGCAGTGGCGGAGGCCTGCGCGGCCCGTCTCCATCATTTGCTTCTTTTCGAGATGCAGAGACGGTGGGCCCACTGCGGTTCGATGCGTTGGGAGGAGGTGATGGAGGCTTGTTTCCTGAAGATGGATAATGAGGTGAGGGCCCAGGTGGTGGAGGATGAGGAGATGATGGTCGGATCGACGGCTGTGGTTGCAGTAGTGGGCCCACGCTACTTGATTGTGGCTAATTGCGGGGATTCGAGAGCAGTTTTATCACGGGGAAGGCAGGTTATCCCGTTGTCGAATGATCATAAG CCCAACAGGCCAGATGAGTTGGAAAGGATCGAAGCCGCCGGTGGTAGGGTCATCTGCTGGGATGGTCCACGCGTCTTGGGAGTACTTGCTACTTCTAGGTCCATAG GGGATCATTACCTGAAACCATACGTCATTCCGAATCCAGATGTAGTTGTGATCGAACGGACGGAAATGGATGAGTTCATGATATTGGCCAGCGATGGTTTATGGGACGTCATCTCAAACGAGACTGCGTGTAGTGTTGTATGGCGATACCTCATCAAACGATCttcaaagaaggagagagaaaaagtaGGTGGGCCAGTCCAGGCGGCATCGATGCTGGTAGAGTTAGCAGTGGGTCGAGGGAGTGGGGACAACATCAGCGTCGTGGTGGTCGATCTAAGGAGCCGAAACAGATCTTTCCTTAAATAG